The proteins below come from a single Periophthalmus magnuspinnatus isolate fPerMag1 chromosome 7, fPerMag1.2.pri, whole genome shotgun sequence genomic window:
- the LOC117373013 gene encoding ceramide synthase 5-like — MSTVVQLVAKPCANILHIQTGTGVRRQVQPNALLEKVYHSKTSPDHRHLEQLSKQLDWDLRRVQRWFRVRRDQDRPTTETKFCESMWRFTFYSGIFIFAISYMWDSPWLWNTRHCWNNYPFQPMIQSQYNHYVAEFAFYWSLMFSQFIDIKRKDFLIMFIHHLATILLITFSYANNMLRAGALVMCVHDASDIFLEAAKLANYAKYQRLCDALFVLFTLVFFITRLVIFPFWIIRSVLFESWEILGPYQAWWLLNSLLLVLQVLHVFWFYLITCIAVKSIFKGKVSKDDRSDVESSSEEEINSNCSKKSL, encoded by the exons GCTAGTGGCCAAACCCTGTGCTAACATACTTCATatacagacagggacagggGTGCGTCGACAGGTCCAGCCAAATGCCCTCCTAGAGAAAGTCTACCACTCCAAAACG agtccagaccacagACATCTGGAGCAACTGTCCAAACAGCTGGACTGGGACCTCCGCAGAGTGCAGAGATGGTTTCGAGTCCGGAGAGACCAAGACCGACCAACAACTGAAACAAAGTTTTGTGAGAGCAT GTGGCGATTCACATTTTATTCaggaatatttatttttgccatcTCCTACATGTGGGAT TCACCTTGGCTTTGGAACACAAGGCATTGCTGGAATAATTACCCATTCCAG CCAATGATTCAGAGCCAATACAACCACTATGTTGCCGAATTTGCCTTCTATTGGTCTCTCATGTTTTCTCAGTTCATTGACATTAAACGAAAG GATTTCCTAATCATGTTCATCCATCATCTTGCCACCATTCTTCTCATCACATTTTCTTATGCCAACAACATGCTTAGAGCTGGAGCGCTAGTGATGTGTGTTCATGATGCATCTGACATTTTCCtagag GCAGCTAAACTGGCCAACTACGCCAAATACCAGAGGCTGTGTGATGCCCTATTTGTGCTGTTCACCCTGGTGTTTTTCATAACACGGCTAGTCATCTTTCCTTTCTG GATCATCCGCAGTGTGCTGTTTGAGAGTTGGGAGATCCTTGGTCCATACCAGGCTTGGTGGCTACTTAATTCCCTGCTATTGGTCTTACAAGTCCTTCATGTATTCTGGTTTTATCTCATCACTTGCATTGCTGTCAAATCTATATTCAAAGGAAAG GTATCCAAAGATGACAGAAGTGATGTtgagagcagctcagaggaAGAAATCAACTCCAACTGCAGCAAAAAATCACTATGA